The Naumovozyma dairenensis CBS 421 chromosome 2, complete genome genome segment acgttaatcaatttttgtCATCAAAACCGGTAAAGAGATCATTGTTTCCAAATATTCCAAtggaggaagaagaagtagaaGGAAAAACTGAAAGACGAAACGACAACAAACTTAACTTTATTTAGCTAACCTTATCATACCCtattgtttctttcttccTTAGTTCATTTAAAGCTAGCTAGTTTGATTCCGCTTGCATTACATTACATTACATTGcatttttataatatcaattttGCATAAACACCTAACGTTACGTATTTTCGATTTAACGAAATAACTCATCAAAagaaaacgaaaaaaaGTAAGAATATTCATTAACAATCTactttttatataaatagacTTGATAAATTTACAGCATCTTATTCAATgattatcatctttaataatgatcCCTTCTCTACCTATATTATCTTGTAAATTCACGCCCCATCTATATGGCGGCCAAATGACTCTTGTTACTTTACCCAATATGAGACCATTAGAAATGGGACCAAAAGTGTTACTATCTATAGAATGAGTGACATTATCACCCTCTACCCATGAATGATTTCTCGGTATGATAGCAGAATCCTTAGGATATGGGAAAATTGTTTGCACCTTATCATACGACTTTGCTTTAATTCTTTTGCAAAGTATTTTCTTAGGATCCATTGGTGATTTTAAAAGTATTATATCATCTACATCAATGgattctttatttaatttccaaagaaaaacCCAATCTTTACTGGAGTCTGTCGGATTCAATGTTGGTCTCATGGAATTCCCATGGATCTGTGAAATATAAcatattttatcatttattgcCATCAATACAGGAACCCATGTTATTGTAATTAATGCGGTCTTTAAAAACCTTTTAGTGTGGTTACTGTggaacatatatatatgtatatgcTGGTAATGTGAGAAAATATCGCTTTGGACTATTAGTTTTGTAGGCTAAAAGCATTTTCTTTAGATGCTTTTTAGACTGGAAAGTTTCGAGATTTTCATACATGTAGTTATTTGATTTGCTCTGTAAATTTCATTGGCGgcaatttcattatttagAGAACATATAAGCTTTCCAAAATCTACAATaactaaagaaattatGAGGTAATTGGTGACCAGATGATTATAAAAAGTATTGGATTATCAACTTATCAAGGTAAcactttcattttctatatCTATCTGATGGTACAAATGAAGCGgtgaaaagaatataagCCGTCAACTATatgtaaaatatatatctcGATTAATCATCCATCCTTTTAGACCATCGTAATCCGTAGATAAATGTAGACTATACCCCAAACATCAAATATACACTATGTATAATGATGGTGTAGGCGAACTCTCTGTTTCCTGTGATGAAAACAATAGAAGGTCGTCTGAAAGTGCAACAATCCATCCACTCGtttgatgaaatattcGCCTTTCTAATTtatgatattattcatCTTTTCTATATGTGGGCCAGAATTCTTCATTCTAGTTAAAGTCTTCTATTTCAACTGGATATTAAACGACTTGACTATCTGACAGCTagaatagaaaaaaaaaaaaataggtACTGC includes the following:
- the IMP2 gene encoding endopeptidase catalytic subunit (similar to Saccharomyces cerevisiae IMP2 (YMR035W); ancestral locus Anc_2.595); this encodes MFHSNHTKRFLKTALITITWVPVLMAINDKICYISQIHGNSMRPTLNPTDSSKDWVFLWKLNKESIDVDDIILLKSPMDPKKILCKRIKAKSYDKVQTIFPYPKDSAIIPRNHSWVEGDNVTHSIDSNTFGPISNGLILGKVTRVIWPPYRWGVNLQDNIGREGIIIKDDNH